Proteins co-encoded in one Brassica oleracea var. oleracea cultivar TO1000 chromosome C4, BOL, whole genome shotgun sequence genomic window:
- the LOC106340099 gene encoding UDP-glycosyltransferase 73C3-like produces MASQKPQQAHPPLHFVLFPFMAQGHMIPMVDIARLLAQRGVTITIVTTPHNAERFKNVLNRAVEAGLPIKVVHVKLPYQKAGIPEGKENMDSLDSKELMVPFFKMVNMLEEPVMKLVEEMKPKPSCLICDLCLPYTSKIAKAFNIPKIVFHGFSCFCLLCMHVLRQNLEILQNLKSEKEYFFVPDFPDKVEFTRPQVPVRINATGDWKEFLDAMAEAENTSYGIIINTFQELEPAYVKEYKEARDGKVWSIGPVSLCNKKGADKAERGNKAVIDQEECFKWLDSKEEGSVLFVCLGSICNLPLSQLKELGLGLEKSQRPFIWVIRGWEKYNELAEWFLESSFEERVKERGLLIKGWAPQVLILSHPSVGGFLTHCGWNSTLEGITSGVPLLTWPLFGDQFCNQKLVVQVLKVGVGAGIEETMKWGEEDRIGVLVDNEGVKKAVEELMGDGDDTNERRRVVKELGKLAQRAVDEGGSSHSNITFLLQDISQLAQSEN; encoded by the coding sequence ATGGCTTCCCAAAAACCTCAACAAGCGCATCCACCTCTTCACTTTGTTCTCTTCCCTTTCATGGCTCAAGGCCACATGATTCCCATGGTCGATATCGCAAGGCTCCTGGCTCAGCGCGGTGTGACCATAACAATTGTCACGACGCCTCACAATGCAGAGAGGTTCAAGAATGTCCTAAACCGTGCCGTGGAGGCTGGTCTGCCCATCAAGGTAGTGCATGTGAAGCTTCCATATCAAAAAGCTGGGATCCCAGAAGGAAAAGAGAACATGGATTCGCTTGACTCCAAGGAGTTGATGGTACCTTTCTTTAAAATGGTTAACATGCTCGAAGAGCCGGTCATGAAGCTAGTGGAAGAGATGAAACCTAAACCAAGCTGTCTAATTTGTGATTTGTGTTTGCCTTATACAAGCAAAATCGCCAAGGCCTTCAATATACCAAAGATCGTTTTTCATGGATTCTCTTGCTTTTGCCTTTTGTGTATGCATGTTCTACGCCAAAACCTAGAGATCTTGCAGAATTTGAAGTCGGAAAAAGAGTATTTCTTTGTTCCTGATTTTCCTGACAAAGTTGAATTCACAAGGCCTCAAGTTCCAGTGAGAATCAATGCAACTGGAGACTGGAAGGAGTTCTTGGATGCAATGGCAGAAGCAGAAAACACATCATATGGTATAATAATAAACACATTTCAGGAGTTGGAGCCTGCTTATGTCAAAGAGTACAAAGAGGCTAGAGATGGGAAAGTATGGTCCATCGGACCTGTTTCCTTGTGCAACAAGAAAGGAGCTGACAAAGCTGAGAGGGGAAACAAGGCGGTGATTGATCAAGAAGAATGTTTTAAATGGCTTGATTCTAAAGAAGAAGGGTCAGTGCTATTTGTTTGCCTTGGAAGTATATGTAATCTTCCTCTGTCTCAGCTCAAGGAACTAGGGCTAGGCCTAGAGAAATCTCAAAGACCTTTCATTTGGGTCATAAGAGGTTGGGAAAAGTATAATGAGCTAGCTGAGTGGTTCTTAGAGAGCAGTTTTGAAGAAAGGGTGAAAGAGAGAGGGCTTCTCATAAAAGGATGGGCACCTCAAGTGCTTATCCTTTCACATCCTTCTGTTGGAGGATTCTTGACTCATTGTGGATGGAACTCAACTCTAGAAGGAATCACCTCAGGTGTTCCATTGCTCACATGGCCATTGTTTGGAGACCAGTTCTGCAACCAGAAACTGGTGGTGCAGGTTCTTAAAGTCGGTGTAGGAGCTGGGATTGAAGAAACTATGAAATGGGGAGAAGAGGATAGAATAGGAGTGTTGGTGGATAACGAAGGAGTGAAGAAGGCAGTTGAAGAATTGATGGGTGATGGGGATGATACAAATGAGAGAAGAAGAGTAGTCAAAGAGCTTGGGAAGTTAGCTCAAAGGGCTGTGGATGAAGGAGGCTCTTCTCATTCTAACATCACATTCCTCTTGCAAGACATATCGCAATTAGCACAATCTGAGAACTGA
- the LOC106341941 gene encoding uncharacterized protein LOC106341941: protein MAKKGGGATLAEDAPWRVSSVKPVPRISRSPVLSISQSPETDYAIAVMKHPNPVGGGLAMEAVLESAGPECVVPGQVTPLRLLGVKVWPVEVDLKFLEPVGKELKMLGKFMDNAVDLMNKSFIDR from the exons ATGGCGAAGAAAGGAGGAGGAGCAACACTCGCCGAGGACGCACCGTGGCGCGTCTCCTCAGTAAAGCCAGTCCCTCGAATCAGCCGCTCACCGGTTCTTTCCATCTCTCAGAGCCCAGAGACAGATTACGCCATTGCCGTCATGAAG CATCCGAATCCAGTGGGAGGTGGTTTGGCGATGGAAGCAGTGCTTGAATCTGCAGGACCTGAATGCGTTGTTCCTGGTCAAGTCACGCCTCTTCGCCTTCTTGGTGTTAAG GTGTGGCCTGTTGAAGTTGATCTTAAGTTCTTGGAACCAGTGGGGAAAGAGCTGAAGATGCTTGGGAAG TTCATGGATAATGCTGTTGACCTGATGAATAAGTCCTTCATCGACCGTTAA
- the LOC106341939 gene encoding UDP-glycosyltransferase 73C5-like: MGSETAQKSYPPLHFVLFPFMAQGHMIPMVDIARLLAQRGVTITIVTTPYNAGRFKNVLSRAIESGLPIKVVHVKFPSQEAGMPEGKENIDMLDSMELMIPFFKAVNMLEEPVQKLMEEMSPPPSCLISDMCLFYTSKLAKTFNIPKILFHGMCCFCLLCMHVLRENLEILESLESDKEYFTVPYFPDKVEFTRPQVPVETYVPGEWKEFLDEIKEADKTSYGVVVNTFQELEPAYVKDYKEARSGKAWSIGPVSLCNKIGEDKAERGNKAVIGQDECFKWLDAKEEGSVLYVCLGSICNLPLSQLKELGLGLEESERPFIWVIRGWEKYNELAVWIQESGFEERVKERGLLIKGWAPQVLILSHPSVGGFLTHCGWNSTLEGITSGLPLLTWPLFADQFCNEKLVVQVLKAGVKAGVEQPMKWGEEEKIGVLVDKEGVKKAVEELMGESDDAKERRRRAKELGVLAHKAVEEGGSSHSNITSLLEDIMQLAQSNN, from the coding sequence ATGGGTTCCGAAACAGCTCAAAAATCTTATCCTCCTCTTCACTTTGTTCTCTTCCCTTTCATGGCTCAAGGCCACATGATTCCAATGGTCGATATCGCAAGGCTCTTGGCTCAGCGCGGTGTGACCATAACCATTGTCACAACGCCTTACAATGCAGGGAGGTTCAAGAACGTTCTAAGCCGTGCCATTGAGTCTGGCTTGCCCATCAAGGTAGTGCATGTGAAGTTTCCATCTCAAGAAGCTGGCATGCCAGAGGGAAAAGAGAATATCGACATGCTCGACTCCATGGAGCTGATGATACCTTTCTTCAAAGCGGTTAACATGCTCGAAGAACCGGTTCAGAAGCTCATGGAAGAGATGAGCCCTCCACCAAGCTGCTTAATCTCTGACATGTGTTTGTTTTATACAAGCAAACTCGCCAAGACGTTCAATATACCAAAGATCCTCTTCCACGGCATGTGTTGCTTTTGTCTTCTGTGTATGCATGTCTTACGCGAAAATCTTGAGATCTTGGAGAGTTTGGAGTCTGACAAAGAGTACTTCACCGTTCCCTATTTTCCTGATAAAGTTGAATTCACAAGACCTCAGGTTCCTGTGGAAACATATGTTCCTGGAGAGTGGAAGGAGTTCTTGGATGAAATCAAAGAAGCTGATAAGACATCCTATGGAGTGGTAGTCAACACATTTCAAGAGCTGGAGCCTGCTTATGTCAAAGACTACAAGGAGGCAAGGTCAGGTAAAGCATGGTCCATTGGACCTGTTTCCTTGTGCAACAAGATAGGAGAAGATAAAGCTGAGAGGGGAAACAAGGCGGTCATTGGTCAAGATGAATGTTTTAAATGGCTTGATGCTAAAGAAGAAGGATCGGTGTTATATGTTTGTCTTGGAAGTATCTGCAATCTTCCTTTGTCTCAGCTCAAGGAGCTTGGCCTAGGCCTAGAAGAATCTGAAAGACCTTTCATTTGGGTCATAAGAGGTTGGGAAAAGTATAATGAGCTTGCTGTGTGGATCCAAGAGAGCGGCTTTGAAGAAAGGGTGAAAGAGAGAGGGCTTCTCATAAAAGGATGGGCACCTCAAGTACTTATCCTTTCACACCCTTCTGTTGGAGGATTCTTGACACATTGCGGATGGAACTCAACTCTTGAGGGGATAACCTCTGGTCTACCACTCCTTACATGGCCTCTATTTGCAGACCAATTCTGCAATGAGAAACTAGTTGTGCAGGTACTAAAAGCCGGGGTGAAAGCCGGGGTTGAGCAGCCTATGAAATGGGGAGAGGAGGAGAAGATAGGAGTGTTGGTGGACAAAGAAGGAGTGAAGAAGGCAGTTGAAGAGTTAATGGGTGAGAGTGATGATGCTAAGGAGAGAAGAAGAAGAGCCAAAGAGCTTGGAGTGTTAGCTCACAAGGCTGTGGAAGAAGGAGGCTCTTCTCATTCTAATATCACTTCCCTCTTAGAAGACATAATGCAACTAGCACAATCCAATAATTGA
- the LOC106341940 gene encoding UDP-glycosyltransferase 73C5-like, which produces MGSETAKKSCPLHFVLFPFMAQGHMIPMVDIARLLAQRGVTITIVTTPYNAGRFKNVLSRAIESGLPIKVVHVKFPSQEAGIPEGKENIDMLDSIELMIPFFKAVNMLEEPVQKLMEEMSPPPSCLISDMCLFYTSKLAKTFNIPKILFHGMCCFCLLCMHILRENLEILENLESDKEYFTVPYFPDKVEFTRPQVPVETYVPGEWKEFLDGIKEADKTSYGVVVNTFQELEPAYVKDYKEARSGKAWSIGPVSLCNKVGEDKAERGNKSDIDKDECLKWLDSKEGGSVLYVCLGSVCNLPLSQLKELGLGLEESQRPFVWVIRGWDKYKELAVWILESGFDERVKERGLLIKGWAPQVLILSHPSVGGFLTHCGWNSTLEGITFGLPLLTWPLFADQFCNEKLVVEVLKAGVKAGVEQPMKWGEEEKIGVLVDKEGVKKAVEELMGESDDAKERRRRAKELGVLAHKAVEEGGSSHSNITLLLEDIMQLAQSNN; this is translated from the coding sequence ATGGGTTCCGAAACAGCTAAAAAGTCTTGTCCTCTTCACTTTGTTCTCTTCCCTTTCATGGCTCAAGGCCACATGATTCCCATGGTCGATATCGCAAGGCTCTTGGCTCAGCGCGGTGTGACCATCACAATTGTCACTACACCTTACAATGCAGGGAGGTTCAAGAATGTTCTAAGCCGCGCCATTGAGTCTGGCTTGCCCATCAAAGTAGTGCATGTGAAGTTTCCTTCTCAAGAAGCTGGTATACCAGAGGGAAAAGAGAATATAGATATGCTTGACTCCATAGAGCTGATGATACCTTTCTTTAAAGCGGTTAACATGCTCGAAGAACCGGTTCAGAAGCTCATGGAAGAGATGAGCCCTCCCCCAAGCTGCTTAATCTCTGACATGTGTTTGTTTTATACAAGCAAACTCGCCAAGACGTTCAATATACCAAAGATCCTCTTCCACGGCATGTGCTGCTTTTGTCTTCTCTGTATGCATATTTTACGCGAAAATCTTGAGATCTTGGAGAATTTGGAGTCAGACAAAGAGTACTTCACCGTTCCTTATTTTCCTGACAAAGTTGAATTCACAAGACCTCAAGTTCCTGTTGAAACATATGTTCCTGGAGAGTGGAAGGAGTTCTTGGATGGAATTAAAGAAGCTGATAAGACATCCTATGGAGTGGTGGTCAACACATTTCAAGAACTGGAGCCTGCTTATGTCAAAGACTACAAGGAAGCAAGGTCAGGTAAAGCATGGTCCATTGGACCTGTTTCCTTGTGCAACAAGGTGGGAGAAGATAAAGCTGAGAGAGGAAATAAATCAGATATTGATAAAGATGAGTGCCTTAAATGGCTTGATTCTAAGGAAGGTGGTTCTGTGCTCTACGTTTGTCTAGGAAGTGTCTGCAATCTTCCTCTGTCTCAGCTCAAGGAGCTTGGCCTAGGCCTAGAAGAATCTCAAAGACCTTTCGTTTGGGTCATAAGAGGTTGGGATAAGTATAAAGAGCTTGCTGTGTGGATCTTGGAGAGCGGTTTTGATGAAAGGGTGAAAGAGAGAGGGCTTCTCATTAAAGGATGGGCACCTCAAGTGCTTATCCTTTCACACCCTTCTGTTGGAGGATTCTTGACACACTGCGGATGGAACTCAACTCTTGAGGGGATAACCTTTGGTCTCCCACTTCTTACATGGCCGCTATTTGCTGACCAATTCTGTAATGAGAAATTAGTGGTGGAGGTGCTAAAAGCTGGTGTGAAAGCCGGGGTTGAGCAGCCTATGAAATGGGGAGAGGAGGAGAAGATAGGAGTGTTGGTGGACAAAGAAGGAGTGAAGAAGGCAGTTGAAGAGTTAATGGGTGAGAGTGATGATGCTAAGGAGAGAAGAAGAAGAGCCAAAGAGCTTGGAGTGTTAGCTCACAAGGCTGTGGAAGAAGGAGGCTCTTCTCATTCTAATATCACATTACTCTTAGAAGACATAATGCAACTAGCACAATCCAATAATTGA